In Paenibacillus sonchi, a single genomic region encodes these proteins:
- a CDS encoding DUF6133 family protein — protein sequence MKKMMKAIAKKFAHMGSNAKRVLSNRSGEGFVDTAVKILMAVVIGALVLGGLYLLFEGTILPTLTQRIKEMFNYKG from the coding sequence ATGAAAAAAATGATGAAGGCTATAGCGAAGAAATTTGCTCACATGGGGAGCAATGCAAAGAGAGTACTTAGCAACCGAAGCGGGGAAGGTTTCGTGGATACGGCTGTAAAGATCCTGATGGCTGTTGTGATCGGAGCACTCGTGTTAGGCGGTCTGTATCTGCTGTTTGAAGGAACCATCCTGCCCACACTTACTCAGCGGATCAAGGAAATGTTCAACTACAAAGGTTAA
- a CDS encoding CpaF/VirB11 family protein — MNQASSLFFSATQSKPFTDVLKEVQTYLSGKYATLMSRHPEEQKQQIISYMSQYLTDQRLHVPGLTFDELINRLYAEMVEYSFLTRYLFSRDVEEININSYNDVKISYTDGRILPAEEQFSSPEHAVDVIRRLLHQSGMILDYSQPIVRGHLANNIRITVFGAPITDKDKGIAASIRIINPQKLAREDFIQNETATAEMLDFLSICLRYGLSMCVTGATGSGKTTLMSWLLSTIPYDKRIFTIENDCREFDLVITDENDRVLNNVVHTVTRSSEDSRQHIDQEKLLEFALTANPDIICVGEMKSAEAFASQEAARTGHTVITTTHANSCFATYYRMVTLCTQKYDMNDQTLYNLVTEAFPLILFVKKLEDNTRRMMEITECCILPDGQRVIHTLFRFAVHATYERAGHICIDGAYEKVSDISIGLQKRLLENGLPLSSLQRLLSGGEAS, encoded by the coding sequence ATGAATCAAGCTTCTTCTCTATTTTTCTCTGCCACCCAGTCCAAGCCCTTTACAGATGTGTTAAAGGAAGTTCAGACTTATCTTTCCGGGAAATATGCCACACTAATGAGCCGCCATCCTGAGGAACAAAAACAGCAGATCATTTCCTATATGAGTCAATATCTAACCGACCAACGGCTACATGTGCCAGGACTGACATTCGATGAACTAATCAATCGACTGTATGCCGAGATGGTGGAGTATTCCTTTTTAACCCGTTACCTTTTTTCAAGAGATGTCGAAGAAATCAATATCAATAGCTACAATGACGTGAAAATCAGCTATACGGATGGACGCATACTCCCCGCTGAAGAACAGTTTTCTTCACCAGAGCATGCGGTGGATGTCATTCGGCGACTTCTGCATCAATCCGGTATGATCCTCGACTATTCTCAGCCCATTGTCCGGGGCCATCTGGCCAACAATATTCGCATTACCGTGTTCGGTGCTCCCATTACAGATAAAGATAAAGGGATTGCTGCTTCTATACGGATCATTAACCCTCAGAAGTTAGCCCGAGAGGATTTTATTCAGAATGAAACAGCGACCGCGGAAATGCTGGACTTCCTTAGCATCTGTCTAAGGTATGGGTTATCCATGTGCGTCACTGGAGCCACCGGCAGCGGGAAAACAACCTTGATGAGCTGGCTGCTCTCAACGATCCCCTATGACAAGCGTATATTCACTATTGAAAATGATTGCCGTGAGTTTGATCTGGTCATTACCGACGAAAACGACCGCGTTCTGAACAATGTGGTGCATACGGTGACACGCTCCAGCGAAGACTCCCGCCAGCATATCGATCAGGAAAAACTTCTGGAATTTGCCCTGACTGCCAACCCGGATATTATTTGCGTCGGGGAAATGAAATCCGCTGAAGCTTTTGCCTCTCAAGAAGCAGCTCGAACCGGTCATACTGTGATTACCACTACCCATGCGAATTCTTGTTTTGCTACCTACTACCGCATGGTAACGCTCTGTACCCAGAAATATGATATGAATGATCAGACCCTGTACAACCTGGTAACAGAAGCTTTTCCACTCATTTTGTTTGTGAAGAAACTTGAGGACAATACCCGCAGGATGATGGAAATCACAGAATGCTGCATCCTGCCAGATGGTCAGCGTGTCATTCATACGCTATTCCGGTTTGCCGTCCATGCTACTTACGAAAGAGCCGGCCATATTTGCATCGACGGCGCTTATGAGAAGGTTAGTGACATTTCCATCGGCCTACAAAAACGTTTGCTCGAAAACGGTTTACCCTTATCTTCATTGCAACGCTTGCTATCTGGAGGTGAAGCCTCATGA
- a CDS encoding conjugal transfer protein TrbL family protein, whose amino-acid sequence MEKILLLLVVALLNGALIYMDTLLKDILPISLYAEKYMTLTTGTNLLESLYDILFGFGVAVMILKFLKKGFEIYVLWTDGDPDEEPLFLLTNFFRAMAVAICFPTIYTWIGQMVEELTNQLLVVIGQSTDYNWQAWVNSISSLGLVTALFGLVFVVCFFILYFQFLMRGLEMFILRVGIPLACAGLLDNDRGVFLAYTQKFMQSMLTVVIQISLAKLGVGLMLQSHVFWGLACMMLAIKTPRFLSDFLITTGGGGGVVNNVYHSVKLVGMARKMTKAG is encoded by the coding sequence ATGGAGAAGATCTTGCTGCTGCTCGTCGTTGCTCTGCTTAACGGGGCGCTAATCTATATGGACACCTTGTTAAAAGATATCCTTCCCATCTCCTTATATGCAGAGAAATACATGACCCTTACAACTGGCACGAATCTACTGGAAAGCTTGTACGATATTTTGTTTGGCTTTGGAGTTGCAGTGATGATTCTCAAATTTCTGAAAAAGGGCTTTGAGATTTATGTACTGTGGACCGATGGCGATCCGGATGAAGAACCGCTATTTCTACTGACCAATTTTTTCAGGGCAATGGCTGTTGCCATTTGTTTTCCCACTATCTATACCTGGATCGGTCAAATGGTTGAAGAGCTAACCAATCAGTTACTGGTCGTCATCGGACAATCGACCGACTACAACTGGCAGGCCTGGGTTAACAGCATCAGCTCACTCGGACTTGTGACAGCACTGTTCGGATTGGTCTTTGTGGTTTGTTTCTTTATTCTATATTTCCAGTTTCTCATGCGCGGACTCGAGATGTTCATCCTTCGTGTTGGCATTCCGCTGGCCTGCGCTGGTTTACTGGATAATGACCGCGGTGTGTTCCTGGCGTATACCCAGAAATTTATGCAATCCATGTTGACGGTAGTCATTCAAATCTCCTTAGCCAAATTAGGTGTGGGGTTGATGCTGCAATCCCATGTCTTCTGGGGACTAGCCTGTATGATGCTCGCGATCAAGACACCACGCTTCCTCTCTGATTTCTTAATTACAACAGGTGGCGGTGGCGGGGTTGTAAACAATGTCTATCACTCCGTCAAACTCGTAGGGATGGCCCGCAAAATGACGAAGGCCGGGTGA
- the cpaB gene encoding Flp pilus assembly protein CpaB, translated as MHRFKNRSVLGAVCIILSLIICFGVAPLLNRAASDTTQIIRITKDVAKGSIIQSEQVETVEVGKLHLPEAVLKATETVVGQYAAVDLKSGDYLLPAKLSADPLDAYLNRLDGHKQALSVTIKSLAAGLSGKLQPGDIVTLIASDYGEMRTTTMPPELQYVEVLAVTASSGLDAQTGTNVTAEDDEENELPSTLTLHVQPQQAQLLADLENKAKLHTSLVYRGDPATAKAFTDKQDAYFTAQQKKGEANE; from the coding sequence ATGCACAGATTTAAAAATCGTTCTGTATTAGGAGCAGTTTGTATTATACTCTCCCTCATCATTTGTTTTGGTGTTGCACCACTCTTAAACCGTGCAGCCAGCGATACCACTCAAATCATCCGTATTACCAAGGATGTTGCCAAAGGTTCGATAATTCAGTCTGAACAGGTAGAAACCGTTGAGGTAGGAAAGCTCCATTTGCCTGAAGCTGTTCTCAAAGCGACGGAGACCGTCGTTGGACAATATGCGGCGGTGGATCTCAAAAGCGGCGACTATTTGCTCCCTGCCAAGTTATCTGCTGATCCACTAGATGCTTACCTCAATCGACTGGATGGGCACAAACAAGCCTTGTCCGTCACAATTAAAAGTCTTGCAGCAGGCTTATCCGGGAAACTTCAACCTGGAGATATCGTGACCTTAATCGCTTCAGATTACGGAGAAATGCGTACGACTACCATGCCTCCAGAGCTGCAATATGTTGAAGTATTGGCTGTCACTGCAAGCAGCGGACTGGACGCCCAAACAGGTACTAACGTCACCGCTGAAGACGATGAGGAAAATGAACTCCCTTCGACCCTAACCCTACATGTCCAACCGCAGCAGGCTCAACTTTTAGCCGATCTTGAGAATAAAGCTAAGCTGCATACTTCCCTCGTGTACCGCGGCGACCCTGCTACCGCCAAAGCTTTTACCGACAAACAAGATGCTTACTTTACAGCCCAGCAAAAGAAAGGAGAGGCAAATGAGTAA
- the mobP3 gene encoding MobP3 family relaxase: MSALIYKQRFFHPNKSKTAVSNYCHIGYIATRPGAVRHDAKNHGLFGKLKPGEMQIFDSWQEVARTVRDISQQGKNMYRCIISFRRETAMELGLSNFTAWQQYIEQHITTLAAQNQIKTENLCWAAAFHNEIDHPHLHVVFWDKKQEIMRNYTSPKIPNRIRKQLIKDTFAYKIKQFIAMRDQAKSGVSEITDQLVAEFENYLKQLNPKAFRAFQQRFEIDDEDSLLLFPKHHLVEPSSVKKLAEQLFQLRQQMPKSGRLAYKLLPPESKALLDKFVQNLLQENRYLAQMVDDYVEAKMNLAMLYDSNPDHLNRQRAKYQAEAEKRIANRILSTVRTIIQLEEDANFNIKQANWQYAMTEQLVLELLNMMEGLAMNAQMDYDDKSKLMGGDLSKQAKKEWLFRNKDKGFDR, translated from the coding sequence ATGTCGGCTCTGATCTATAAGCAACGCTTCTTCCATCCCAATAAGTCCAAAACTGCAGTCAGCAATTACTGTCATATTGGTTATATCGCCACCCGCCCCGGTGCAGTTCGGCATGATGCGAAAAACCATGGTCTATTCGGAAAACTAAAGCCCGGCGAGATGCAAATATTTGATTCCTGGCAAGAAGTGGCGCGAACTGTCCGAGATATTTCGCAGCAAGGCAAAAACATGTATCGTTGCATTATTTCTTTCCGCAGAGAAACTGCAATGGAACTAGGACTATCAAACTTCACGGCATGGCAGCAGTATATCGAACAACACATTACCACACTTGCAGCACAAAACCAGATTAAAACAGAGAACCTTTGTTGGGCTGCCGCCTTTCATAACGAAATAGATCACCCCCATCTTCATGTAGTGTTCTGGGATAAGAAACAAGAAATCATGAGGAACTACACTTCCCCCAAAATCCCCAACCGCATTCGCAAACAGCTGATTAAAGACACATTCGCTTATAAAATTAAACAGTTTATTGCCATGCGGGATCAGGCCAAATCTGGAGTATCCGAAATTACCGATCAATTGGTAGCAGAATTTGAGAACTATCTGAAACAGTTGAATCCAAAAGCATTTCGAGCATTCCAGCAGCGGTTCGAAATTGACGATGAAGACTCTCTTCTCCTCTTTCCTAAACATCATTTGGTGGAGCCCTCTTCTGTCAAGAAGTTGGCTGAACAGCTTTTTCAATTGCGTCAACAAATGCCGAAATCCGGACGACTTGCGTACAAGCTGTTGCCTCCTGAATCGAAAGCACTGCTGGATAAGTTTGTACAGAACTTGTTGCAAGAGAATCGCTATCTGGCTCAGATGGTAGATGATTACGTTGAGGCCAAAATGAACCTGGCAATGCTTTATGACTCTAATCCAGATCATTTGAACAGGCAGCGTGCTAAGTATCAGGCTGAAGCAGAGAAACGTATCGCCAACCGCATCCTCTCCACGGTTCGCACCATCATCCAGCTAGAGGAGGATGCCAACTTTAACATCAAACAAGCTAATTGGCAGTATGCCATGACAGAGCAATTAGTGCTTGAGCTGCTTAACATGATGGAAGGCTTGGCGATGAATGCCCAAATGGATTACGACGACAAAAGCAAGCTAATGGGCGGTGACTTATCGAAGCAGGCTAAGAAAGAATGGCTTTTTCGAAATAAGGATAAAGGATTCGATAGGTAA
- a CDS encoding RadC family protein, whose translation MGQDSLDKRMVKEYIQSLHQLTGIPLDKLENYGNTNNLMNALEHPHSLELTSTQLQKVEQLNEFLISHRVLQWEVENTQQKITSPELAGSYFSAFLQGLRDRERFMVAFLDNGNHVIETRIISEGGLTEAPVYPRNILKAALNCDCTSIIMAHNHPGGSLKPSREDIEMTKRMVAIFEPLHISILDHIIIGNAGFTSLTQTGQLPKAAEEAISYEAITLKSLEEVERYIPAPYPEPVWDGVIREEEWER comes from the coding sequence ATGGGCCAAGACTCTCTTGATAAGAGAATGGTCAAGGAATATATCCAATCCCTTCATCAGTTAACGGGAATTCCACTCGATAAATTAGAGAACTATGGAAATACCAATAACCTAATGAATGCTCTGGAGCATCCCCATTCCCTGGAACTCACTTCAACGCAATTACAGAAAGTAGAGCAGCTTAATGAATTCCTCATCTCCCATCGTGTTCTGCAGTGGGAAGTGGAGAATACACAGCAAAAAATCACCTCTCCAGAGCTGGCAGGAAGCTACTTTTCAGCATTTTTACAAGGGCTACGGGACCGAGAACGCTTCATGGTCGCCTTCTTAGATAATGGGAATCATGTGATTGAAACTCGGATTATTTCTGAAGGTGGTCTCACTGAAGCTCCTGTGTACCCCCGCAATATCTTAAAGGCTGCGCTGAATTGTGACTGCACTTCCATCATTATGGCGCATAACCATCCGGGCGGAAGCCTAAAGCCATCTCGGGAAGATATAGAGATGACCAAACGAATGGTTGCGATCTTCGAACCGCTTCATATTAGTATTTTGGATCACATCATTATTGGTAATGCTGGCTTTACTTCATTGACACAGACGGGGCAATTACCGAAAGCAGCTGAAGAGGCGATTAGTTATGAGGCCATCACCCTCAAAAGTCTGGAGGAAGTCGAACGTTATATTCCCGCTCCTTACCCGGAGCCTGTATGGGATGGTGTAATCCGTGAGGAAGAATGGGAGCGCTAA
- a CDS encoding ribbon-helix-helix protein, CopG family, translating to MAQAEKTIQITVKLPKKQYEALKKHAATKHLSMADIVRAFIQKGMSVDAYTEEIDFITTIIRQEITIAINSLSNRLAGLASKDLIMSAASYYSTIAIIADLIDVNRYTTFREIEKKARQLAVEYMKMKLTDVEKLFLSGDGFEQDAERLRGGDTDVGSDL from the coding sequence ATGGCACAAGCTGAGAAAACCATACAGATCACCGTCAAGCTCCCAAAGAAACAATATGAAGCATTGAAAAAGCATGCAGCTACCAAGCATCTCAGTATGGCAGATATCGTACGTGCCTTTATTCAAAAGGGGATGTCTGTAGATGCCTATACCGAAGAGATTGATTTCATCACTACTATTATCCGCCAGGAGATCACCATTGCCATCAACAGTTTGAGTAACCGGTTAGCCGGACTGGCTAGCAAAGACCTCATCATGTCCGCCGCCTCTTATTACTCCACCATTGCTATCATTGCGGATTTAATCGATGTGAATCGTTATACAACTTTCCGGGAGATTGAGAAGAAGGCTCGGCAGCTTGCAGTGGAATACATGAAGATGAAGCTCACTGATGTGGAGAAGCTATTCCTCTCCGGTGATGGTTTTGAGCAGGATGCTGAGCGACTGCGCGGAGGCGATACCGATGTCGGCTCTGATCTATAA
- a CDS encoding Mbov_0395 family pilin-like conjugal transfer protein — protein MTGTEKLIGDVTTWLMILAPVVSGLLIVYFSIRRSAADEMDTKKWNNRIIVAVVSCIGAVLGAATLNIIIGYYK, from the coding sequence GTGACCGGGACTGAGAAATTAATCGGTGATGTTACAACTTGGCTGATGATTCTGGCTCCGGTTGTTTCCGGTTTGCTCATTGTTTATTTTAGTATCCGGCGCTCTGCCGCTGATGAGATGGACACCAAAAAGTGGAACAACCGTATCATTGTTGCCGTTGTATCCTGCATTGGTGCAGTACTCGGCGCAGCCACTCTTAATATCATTATTGGCTACTACAAGTAA
- a CDS encoding VirD4-like conjugal transfer protein, CD1115 family, with product MLHPKSIPKVNAVINHPHRAAAPPLIQSGGIVLGLQQARNQERLFFIGDDVHSLCIGATRSGKSRTVVLQSIGLLALAGESLVISDPKAELFHYSSVLLEKLGYEVFALDFRHPEKSHHYNLLQPIIDATLAGDQEQAEMLAWDMTNVLVGKAQGEKIWTNGEMSVIAASILSVVWDNVKRPEFQNMTNVYWFLAEMNKQIGNKTPMQEYIKRLPQNHPARALLSISDIAPSRTKGSFYTSALTTLRLFTSKSIYAITHKSDFSLADIGNKKQVLFIILPDEKTTFYPVASLMVSQLYELLTTEADKRGGRLKQRVNFILDEFGNFTPIADFTNKLTVGGGRGMRFNLFLQSFEQLKEKYDDHVANTIKSNCQTWIYLQADDLETLREVSEKLGTYTTSSYQLSASHGKYSTPSTSHSLNLLERKLLTVDEVHRVSRPYQIVLSRSHPAMMYSPDLSSWAFNAMMGLGDKEHNRQVREEREMRRIVRTNTAEEVKLWNIWIYYQKDITRQMAEQRQQATAQSGFFPPGSDDD from the coding sequence ATGCTTCATCCGAAGTCTATTCCGAAAGTGAACGCCGTGATTAACCATCCTCACCGAGCTGCAGCACCACCTCTGATCCAATCGGGTGGTATTGTCCTAGGATTACAACAAGCACGAAACCAGGAGCGTCTTTTCTTTATAGGGGACGATGTTCATTCTCTCTGTATCGGCGCGACGCGCAGTGGGAAATCTCGAACAGTGGTCCTTCAATCCATCGGACTCTTGGCTTTAGCCGGAGAATCATTGGTTATCTCTGATCCGAAAGCAGAGCTGTTTCATTATAGTAGCGTACTGCTGGAGAAGCTGGGTTATGAAGTATTTGCTCTCGATTTCCGCCATCCTGAAAAGAGTCACCATTACAATCTGCTTCAGCCTATCATTGACGCGACGCTGGCTGGAGACCAAGAGCAAGCAGAAATGCTCGCTTGGGATATGACGAACGTGCTGGTAGGCAAAGCTCAGGGTGAAAAAATCTGGACCAACGGAGAAATGTCGGTCATCGCCGCCTCGATCCTAAGTGTCGTGTGGGATAACGTCAAGCGCCCGGAGTTTCAAAATATGACCAATGTCTACTGGTTTCTAGCGGAGATGAACAAACAAATCGGCAACAAAACACCGATGCAGGAGTACATTAAGCGGTTGCCTCAGAACCATCCTGCTCGGGCTCTGCTCAGCATCTCCGACATTGCTCCCTCCCGCACCAAAGGTAGTTTCTATACCTCAGCGTTGACCACATTGCGCCTCTTCACCTCCAAATCCATTTATGCCATCACACACAAAAGCGACTTTTCTTTAGCCGACATCGGCAATAAGAAACAGGTGCTTTTTATTATCCTCCCCGATGAGAAGACAACCTTTTATCCTGTGGCTTCGCTTATGGTATCCCAGTTGTACGAACTGTTAACTACCGAAGCAGACAAACGTGGAGGACGCTTAAAACAACGGGTCAATTTTATCCTTGATGAGTTTGGTAACTTTACGCCTATTGCCGATTTCACAAATAAGTTGACGGTCGGCGGAGGGCGTGGAATGCGCTTTAACCTATTTCTACAGAGTTTCGAACAATTGAAAGAAAAATACGACGACCATGTAGCCAATACGATCAAATCCAATTGTCAGACTTGGATATATCTACAGGCTGACGATTTAGAGACGCTGCGGGAAGTCAGTGAGAAGCTTGGGACATATACAACGTCCAGTTACCAGCTATCTGCATCACATGGCAAATATTCGACGCCCAGCACTTCACACAGCTTGAATCTGCTTGAGCGCAAGTTGTTAACGGTAGACGAGGTGCACCGTGTCTCACGCCCTTATCAGATTGTACTTTCTCGTTCCCATCCAGCAATGATGTATTCTCCCGATCTATCCTCCTGGGCGTTTAACGCAATGATGGGCCTTGGGGACAAGGAGCATAATCGCCAAGTAAGAGAAGAACGAGAAATGCGGCGAATCGTACGAACGAATACCGCTGAGGAGGTGAAACTTTGGAATATTTGGATCTACTATCAGAAAGACATTACCCGGCAGATGGCCGAACAACGGCAACAAGCAACCGCTCAAAGCGGATTCTTCCCTCCAGGTTCAGACGACGATTAA
- a CDS encoding A24 family peptidase, which translates to MAVAGETTLSLSLNIILLKGLLLTFLLTYASFQDVKTRQIPDSLSVAITALGFIHFSPLFSLSGMLLTGIPYLVAAVISKGKLGGGDIKLMAACGFVLGPVGGTIQSIIGLTLVLFTAAGIGIKSGYQSAKQTSLPLAPFLSAGGLFAFIMLQL; encoded by the coding sequence ATGGCCGTGGCAGGAGAAACAACCTTGAGTCTGTCCCTAAATATCATCCTTCTGAAAGGTTTACTTCTTACCTTCCTCCTGACTTATGCCAGCTTTCAAGATGTGAAAACTCGCCAGATCCCTGATTCTCTTTCCGTAGCTATTACCGCTCTAGGATTCATACACTTCTCTCCTCTTTTCTCCTTATCTGGGATGCTCCTGACTGGCATACCGTACCTTGTTGCGGCTGTAATCTCCAAAGGCAAGCTTGGAGGCGGTGATATCAAACTTATGGCGGCCTGTGGATTTGTGCTAGGTCCTGTAGGTGGCACCATTCAAAGCATCATTGGATTAACACTTGTTCTATTCACTGCTGCAGGTATCGGCATCAAATCCGGTTATCAATCTGCTAAACAAACTTCTCTGCCGCTGGCTCCCTTTTTATCTGCCGGCGGTCTTTTTGCGTTTATCATGCTCCAACTCTAA